Proteins encoded together in one candidate division WOR-3 bacterium window:
- a CDS encoding helix-turn-helix domain-containing protein: MVYYGELYRQRKKQASMIGREKLVAIHAQTGSISATARRCKTSRNVVRKWVRRFEAEGLAGLGDRSRRPRHSPNRTPEAVQERILAERDKTGKGRKRLAWELALNEWTVRNVLRQHGRCRKRKLRHVLYPAVWAWDVRVPFTLAQVDVKDVLDKGALGTAKYTRYIRLGLPRYQWTFCEAKTRFWLLAYSYELNQSNGLLFVALVMAWVRSYGIQTEVNWQEDWGMEFGGDNAAKLLELDRQWYRPYGAVLRRAPKGRKGYQGRVERSHRTDDEEFYLSLLERIGSVGEFLEYAGRWQYYYNVRRPHFGHDMKGNTPLVQLRNKGVALPDTFACFPMVLLDQHAELV, encoded by the coding sequence ATGGTTTACTACGGCGAATTGTACCGGCAACGTAAGAAGCAGGCAAGCATGATCGGCCGGGAAAAGCTAGTAGCAATTCATGCTCAGACCGGCAGTATCTCGGCAACCGCCCGACGCTGCAAGACCAGCCGGAATGTGGTCCGGAAATGGGTGCGGCGATTCGAGGCCGAAGGCTTGGCTGGACTGGGAGATAGGTCGCGTCGGCCTCGGCACAGCCCCAACCGGACTCCTGAGGCGGTGCAGGAGCGGATTCTGGCCGAGCGGGACAAGACCGGCAAGGGTCGCAAACGGCTGGCTTGGGAACTAGCGCTGAACGAATGGACCGTGCGTAATGTGCTCAGACAGCACGGCAGGTGTCGGAAGCGTAAGCTGCGGCACGTGCTCTACCCGGCAGTATGGGCTTGGGATGTGCGGGTGCCTTTCACTCTGGCCCAGGTGGATGTGAAGGACGTTTTGGACAAAGGTGCATTGGGTACGGCCAAGTACACGCGTTACATACGGTTAGGTCTGCCCCGGTATCAGTGGACGTTCTGTGAGGCGAAGACGCGATTTTGGCTGCTGGCATACAGCTATGAGCTGAATCAGAGTAATGGGCTGTTGTTTGTGGCACTGGTGATGGCTTGGGTGCGGTCGTATGGGATACAGACTGAGGTGAACTGGCAGGAAGACTGGGGCATGGAGTTTGGCGGGGACAATGCGGCGAAGCTTTTGGAGTTGGATCGGCAGTGGTATCGGCCGTACGGCGCGGTCCTGCGGCGAGCGCCGAAGGGGCGGAAAGGGTATCAGGGGCGGGTGGAGCGGAGCCATCGGACCGATGACGAAGAGTTCTACCTGTCGTTGCTGGAGCGCATCGGGAGCGTAGGCGAGTTTCTTGAGTATGCTGGGCGGTGGCAGTACTATTACAACGTGCGACGGCCACACTTCGGGCACGACATGAAGGGCAACACGCCGTTAGTGCAGTTGCGGAACAAAGGTGTTGCACTACCGGACACATTTGCC